The proteins below are encoded in one region of Maribacter aestuarii:
- a CDS encoding DUF3570 domain-containing protein, which translates to MKLFYTSLFFLITFYGFSQDNSTYQQRVLEATEINLLFSYYGQDGRNAAVTGGEGTEELTDATSSIVVKIPMNPDDVLTVDAGISAYTSASSSNVNPLDGNPNNNTSPFSASSGASRQDVLAYFNPSYQHSSDDRNSIISANAYISSEYDYFSVGFGGGYSRLFNEKNTEIGISANVFLDKWNPQYPIELRNGFSDNRITGNGVYSPNFTTFESETRNSYSVSFSFSQILSKRLQGSVFMDLVSQQGLLSTPFQRVYFGDVADFFIEEFQLADDVERLPETRFKIPLGARLNYFLGDRFVIRSYYRFYSDDWGINSHTANLEVPIKINDAFTIYPSYRYYTQTAADYFYPKEEAGSSLNFYTSDYDLSGYNANQFGIGARYKDIFTTAKVFMFGLKTIDLRFNKYDRSDGLDAFIFTLGTIFVSD; encoded by the coding sequence TTGAAATTATTTTATACGAGCCTATTCTTTTTGATAACCTTCTATGGGTTTTCTCAGGATAACTCCACCTATCAACAAAGAGTTTTGGAGGCTACAGAGATTAATTTACTTTTCAGCTACTATGGACAGGACGGGAGAAATGCTGCGGTTACGGGAGGTGAAGGAACTGAGGAATTAACAGATGCTACTTCTAGTATTGTGGTGAAAATTCCTATGAACCCCGATGATGTGCTTACCGTAGATGCCGGTATATCGGCATACACTTCGGCGTCTTCCAGCAATGTCAATCCTCTGGACGGTAATCCAAATAATAATACCAGTCCATTTAGTGCTTCTTCTGGAGCGTCAAGACAGGATGTGCTGGCCTATTTCAATCCTTCTTATCAGCATAGCTCCGATGATCGCAATTCAATTATAAGTGCCAACGCCTATATATCGTCGGAATATGATTATTTCTCTGTTGGTTTTGGAGGTGGTTATAGTCGCCTATTCAATGAAAAGAATACGGAAATAGGTATAAGTGCCAATGTCTTCTTGGATAAATGGAATCCGCAGTATCCAATTGAACTTAGGAACGGTTTTTCAGATAACAGGATAACGGGCAATGGGGTTTATAGTCCTAATTTTACGACTTTTGAGAGTGAGACAAGAAATTCTTATTCCGTTTCTTTCTCATTTTCTCAAATACTAAGCAAGAGGCTTCAAGGTTCCGTATTTATGGACCTCGTAAGCCAGCAAGGGTTGCTGAGCACACCTTTTCAAAGAGTATATTTTGGTGATGTGGCCGATTTCTTTATTGAGGAATTTCAATTGGCGGACGATGTAGAGCGACTTCCGGAGACACGCTTTAAAATCCCACTTGGTGCACGTTTAAACTATTTTCTAGGGGATAGGTTTGTCATCCGATCGTATTATAGATTCTATAGTGATGATTGGGGAATTAACTCCCACACCGCTAATTTAGAGGTTCCAATTAAAATTAATGACGCCTTTACCATCTATCCAAGTTATAGATACTACACGCAAACGGCTGCCGATTATTTTTACCCCAAGGAAGAGGCAGGCTCCAGTTTAAATTTTTATACTTCCGATTACGATTTGTCCGGTTACAACGCCAATCAATTTGGAATAGGGGCTCGTTACAAGGATATTTTCACCACGGCCAAGGTTTTTATGTTCGGGCTAAAGACAATAGATCTTCGTTTTAATAAGTATGATAGGAGCGACGGTCTAGACGCTTTTATTTTTACGTTAGGAACAATTTTCGTTTCGGATTAA